Proteins encoded by one window of Cystobacter ferrugineus:
- the rsgA gene encoding ribosome small subunit-dependent GTPase A, with protein MDERALEKLGWGPPFVDAWRARANTGEQPARITADHGVEYVLGTAGGELRATLPGKLRMAIRKGDSARPVVGDWVSYEPRSQEGTTVIQAVLPRRTQLARKAAGRTTEEQVVAANVDGVFLVSALTKDLNPRRLERYLTVAWDSGAQPIIVLTKADLSANAAAERERIVQYAQDVPVHTVSAVTGEGLDALAPYLGPGRTVALIGSSGVGKSTLINRLLGSARQEVREVSEDDKGRHTTTHRELFVLASGGLVIDTPGMRELGVLESEEGLRDAFVDVQELATHCRFSDCRHEREPGCAVRQAVHEGRLAPERLEAFHKLFQETARPEYDTPLQTRGRQGSKRKGR; from the coding sequence ATGGATGAGCGGGCCTTGGAGAAGCTGGGGTGGGGCCCCCCCTTCGTCGACGCGTGGAGGGCCCGGGCGAACACGGGCGAGCAACCCGCGCGCATCACCGCCGACCATGGCGTCGAGTACGTGCTCGGCACGGCGGGCGGCGAGCTGCGCGCCACGCTTCCCGGCAAGCTGCGCATGGCCATCCGCAAGGGGGACTCGGCCCGCCCGGTGGTGGGCGACTGGGTGTCCTACGAGCCGCGCTCCCAGGAGGGCACCACCGTCATCCAGGCGGTGCTGCCACGCCGCACGCAGCTCGCGCGCAAGGCCGCGGGCCGCACCACCGAGGAGCAGGTGGTGGCCGCCAACGTGGACGGCGTCTTCCTCGTCTCCGCGCTCACCAAGGATCTCAACCCGCGCCGGCTCGAGCGCTACCTCACCGTGGCCTGGGACAGCGGCGCCCAGCCCATCATCGTGCTCACCAAGGCGGACCTGAGCGCGAACGCCGCCGCGGAGCGCGAGCGCATCGTCCAGTACGCCCAGGACGTGCCCGTGCACACCGTCAGCGCCGTCACCGGCGAGGGCCTGGACGCGCTCGCCCCCTACCTCGGTCCGGGCCGGACGGTGGCGCTCATCGGCTCGTCCGGCGTGGGCAAGTCCACCCTCATCAACCGCCTGCTGGGCTCGGCGCGCCAGGAGGTGCGCGAGGTGAGCGAGGACGACAAGGGCCGCCACACCACCACCCACCGCGAGCTGTTCGTGCTCGCCAGCGGGGGCCTCGTCATCGACACGCCGGGCATGCGCGAGCTCGGGGTGCTGGAGAGCGAGGAGGGCCTGCGCGACGCCTTCGTGGACGTCCAGGAGCTGGCAACCCACTGCCGCTTCAGCGACTGCCGGCACGAGCGCGAGCCCGGCTGCGCCGTGCGGCAGGCCGTGCACGAGGGACGGCTCGCCCCGGAGCGGCTGGAGGCCTTCCACAAGCTCTTCCAGGAGACGGCCCGCCCCGAGTACGACACCCCGCTGCAGACGCGGGGACGACAGGGCTCGAAGCGCAAGGGCCGGTAG
- a CDS encoding wax ester/triacylglycerol synthase family O-acyltransferase — MAERMSPVDAAWLQMEEPTSLMVITAVLWFDGPLDFERLVRRVEERLVARHPRFRQRVVTRGLWGTPHWEEVPAFRLEEHLRRTRLPPPGGRDALERLVGESMGTPLEPSRPLWELLLVEGYEEGCALLARVHHCIADGISLGRVLLSLTDASAEEGPEREDAFEEPEAPPGTWTRLWRGARKVADSTQAALKRGGELWAEPIQLMDLAVEGARGASALSRLLSLVPDPPSPFTGRLGPVKRVAWSRPVPVEQVRAIGHGTGSTVNDVMMAVVAGTLRRYVRARDGEPKDLRAVVPVNLRSLHEPLPRTLGNRFGMVFLPLPLALEEPMERLWELKRRMDTLKRSPEASVVFGMLTAAGLAPAPVERAAVEVMRRKSSLVLTHVPGPRKPVYLAGARLSGMAFWVPMAGRLGLGLSLFRYAGHVTLGVAVDAGLVPEPRVLIEDFEAELEALAQAVRQVARASSSS; from the coding sequence ATGGCCGAGCGGATGAGCCCTGTCGACGCGGCGTGGCTCCAGATGGAGGAGCCCACCAGTCTCATGGTCATCACGGCGGTGCTGTGGTTCGACGGTCCGTTGGACTTCGAGCGGCTGGTGCGCCGGGTGGAGGAGCGGCTCGTGGCGCGCCATCCCCGTTTCCGCCAGCGCGTGGTGACGCGGGGCCTGTGGGGCACGCCGCACTGGGAGGAGGTGCCCGCCTTCCGTCTGGAGGAGCACCTGCGGCGCACGCGGCTGCCGCCTCCCGGGGGGCGCGACGCGCTGGAGCGGCTCGTGGGCGAGTCCATGGGCACGCCCCTGGAGCCCTCGCGGCCCCTGTGGGAGCTGCTCCTCGTCGAGGGGTACGAGGAGGGCTGCGCGCTGCTGGCGCGCGTGCACCACTGCATCGCGGATGGGATTTCCCTGGGACGGGTGCTGCTCTCCCTGACGGACGCGAGCGCCGAGGAGGGCCCGGAGCGGGAGGACGCCTTCGAGGAGCCAGAGGCCCCACCGGGCACCTGGACGCGGCTGTGGCGGGGCGCCCGGAAGGTGGCGGACTCGACCCAGGCGGCGCTCAAGCGGGGCGGGGAGCTGTGGGCCGAGCCCATCCAGCTCATGGATCTGGCGGTGGAAGGGGCCCGGGGGGCCTCGGCCCTCAGCCGGCTGCTGTCGCTGGTGCCGGATCCCCCCTCGCCCTTCACGGGCCGGCTCGGCCCGGTCAAGCGCGTGGCGTGGTCGCGGCCGGTGCCCGTGGAGCAGGTGCGCGCCATCGGCCATGGCACGGGCAGCACGGTGAATGACGTGATGATGGCGGTGGTGGCGGGCACGCTGCGCCGCTACGTGCGGGCCCGGGACGGAGAGCCCAAGGACCTGCGCGCCGTGGTGCCGGTGAACCTGCGCTCGCTCCACGAGCCCCTGCCGCGCACGCTGGGCAACCGCTTCGGCATGGTGTTCCTGCCGCTGCCGCTCGCGTTGGAAGAGCCGATGGAGCGGCTGTGGGAGCTCAAGCGGCGCATGGACACCCTCAAGCGCTCGCCCGAGGCGTCGGTGGTGTTCGGCATGCTGACGGCGGCGGGCCTGGCGCCCGCGCCGGTGGAGCGGGCCGCGGTGGAGGTGATGCGGCGCAAGTCCTCGCTGGTGCTCACCCACGTGCCGGGGCCGCGCAAGCCGGTGTACCTGGCGGGAGCGCGGCTGTCGGGCATGGCCTTCTGGGTGCCCATGGCGGGACGGCTGGGCCTGGGGCTGAGCCTCTTCCGCTACGCGGGCCACGTGACACTGGGCGTGGCCGTGGACGCGGGCCTCGTCCCGGAGCCCCGGGTGCTCATCGAGGACTTCGAGGCGGAACTCGAGGCCCTCGCCCAGGCGGTACGCCAGGTCGCGCGCGCGTCGTCCTCCTCCTGA
- a CDS encoding sigma-54-dependent transcriptional regulator, which produces MAESLKGSVLLVDDDPAVAKVLGALLVQAGLCVHTAARGDEALALLGRKPIDVVVSDVRMPGMGGMELLAEVQRSWPDVPVILLTAHGTVPLAVEAMKAGATDFALKPFDREEILFSIRKALLRAQQNQEATRPLGKESGGFVGQSTAMASVQALLARAATGTATVLLRGESGTGKELAAKAVHDASPRRGGPFVKLHCAALPDTLLESELFGYEKGAFTGAATRKPGRVELAHGGTLLLDEIGDITPQVQVKLLRLLQEREFERLGGTQTLKVDVRFVAATHRDLEALVREGMFREDLFYRLNVVPVWLPPLRARPEDIEPLVRHFLEVHARANGRPPFVLTPEGLAVLRAQPWPGNVRQLQNFIERLVVLSDGPLLTGEEVLRELDRQPGIAPTAAPPPVPSPPPTLPGAVPASFPAGEGRTLESQRKGMERQALVDALQRAGDNRTLAARLLGISRRTLYNKLEEYGLV; this is translated from the coding sequence GTGGCCGAGTCGCTCAAGGGAAGCGTGCTGCTGGTGGATGACGATCCCGCCGTGGCCAAGGTGCTCGGCGCGCTGCTGGTCCAGGCGGGGCTCTGCGTGCACACGGCCGCGCGCGGGGACGAGGCGCTCGCCCTGCTCGGCCGCAAGCCCATCGACGTCGTCGTGAGCGACGTGCGCATGCCGGGCATGGGTGGCATGGAGCTGCTCGCCGAGGTGCAACGCTCCTGGCCGGACGTGCCCGTCATCCTGCTCACCGCGCACGGCACCGTCCCGCTCGCCGTGGAGGCCATGAAGGCGGGCGCCACCGACTTCGCCCTCAAGCCCTTCGATCGCGAGGAGATCCTCTTCAGCATCCGCAAGGCGCTCTTGCGCGCGCAGCAGAACCAGGAGGCCACGCGCCCCCTGGGCAAGGAGTCCGGCGGCTTCGTGGGCCAGAGCACCGCCATGGCCAGCGTGCAGGCCCTGCTCGCACGCGCCGCCACGGGCACCGCCACGGTGCTCCTGCGCGGCGAGTCCGGCACCGGCAAGGAGCTGGCCGCCAAGGCCGTGCACGACGCGAGCCCCCGGCGCGGCGGCCCCTTCGTGAAGCTGCACTGCGCGGCCCTGCCGGACACGCTCCTGGAGAGCGAGCTGTTCGGCTACGAGAAGGGCGCCTTCACGGGCGCCGCCACGCGCAAGCCCGGCCGCGTGGAGCTGGCCCACGGCGGCACCCTCCTCCTCGACGAGATCGGCGACATCACCCCCCAGGTACAGGTGAAGCTCTTGCGCCTGTTGCAGGAGCGCGAGTTCGAGCGGCTCGGTGGCACGCAGACGCTCAAGGTGGACGTGCGCTTCGTGGCGGCCACGCACCGCGACCTGGAGGCGCTCGTGCGCGAGGGGATGTTCCGCGAGGACCTCTTCTACCGGCTCAACGTGGTGCCCGTGTGGCTGCCCCCCTTGCGCGCCCGGCCCGAGGACATCGAGCCGCTCGTGCGGCACTTCCTCGAGGTGCACGCCCGGGCCAACGGCCGCCCGCCCTTCGTCCTCACGCCCGAGGGACTCGCCGTCCTGCGCGCGCAGCCCTGGCCCGGCAACGTGCGCCAGTTGCAGAACTTCATCGAGCGCCTCGTCGTGCTCTCCGACGGCCCCCTGCTCACCGGGGAGGAGGTACTCCGGGAGCTGGACCGCCAACCGGGCATCGCCCCCACGGCCGCTCCCCCACCCGTCCCGAGCCCGCCACCAACCCTCCCGGGCGCCGTCCCGGCGTCGTTCCCCGCGGGGGAGGGGCGCACGCTGGAGTCCCAGCGCAAGGGCATGGAGCGGCAGGCCCTGGTGGACGCGCTCCAGCGCGCGGGGGACAACCGCACCCTCGCCGCGCGACTGCTCGGCATCAGCCGGCGCACCCTGTACAACAAGCTCGAGGAGTACGGGTTGGTGTAA